In a genomic window of Enterobacter asburiae:
- the mmuM gene encoding homocysteine S-methyltransferase gives MSQNNPLTAILEKQPFVVLDGAMATELEARGCNLADSLWSAKVLVENPDLIREVHRDYYRAGAQVAITASYQATPAGFAARGLDEAQSRTLIGKSVELARKAREAYLAENPHAGTLLVAGSVGPYGAYLADGSEYRGDYVRSAEEFTEFHRPRVEALLDAGADLLACETLPSFEEIKALAALLTEYPRARAWFSFTLRDSEHLSDGTPLRDVVNVLANYPQIVALGINCIALENTTAALKHLQSLTALPLVVYPNSGEHYDAVTKTWHHHGEACETLAGYLPQWLAAGAKLIGGCCRTTPKDIAELNAQR, from the coding sequence ATGTCGCAGAATAATCCGCTTACCGCCATCCTTGAAAAACAGCCGTTTGTGGTGCTGGATGGCGCAATGGCAACGGAGCTGGAAGCGCGCGGCTGTAACCTTGCAGACAGCCTCTGGTCTGCCAAAGTGCTGGTGGAAAACCCGGATCTTATTCGCGAAGTGCATCGTGATTACTACCGCGCGGGCGCGCAGGTGGCGATCACCGCCAGCTACCAGGCCACGCCTGCGGGCTTTGCGGCACGCGGTCTGGACGAGGCGCAGTCCCGCACGCTGATTGGCAAAAGCGTGGAGCTGGCGCGCAAGGCGCGCGAAGCGTATCTGGCTGAAAATCCGCATGCGGGCACGCTGCTGGTGGCGGGATCCGTTGGGCCTTACGGCGCGTATCTGGCGGATGGCTCAGAGTATCGCGGCGACTACGTGCGTAGCGCCGAAGAATTCACAGAATTCCACCGCCCGCGCGTGGAAGCGCTGCTGGATGCGGGCGCTGACCTGCTGGCCTGCGAAACCCTACCGTCCTTTGAGGAGATTAAGGCGCTGGCGGCACTGCTGACCGAGTATCCCCGCGCCCGGGCGTGGTTCTCATTTACCCTGCGCGACAGCGAGCACCTGAGCGATGGTACGCCGCTGCGTGACGTAGTCAACGTGCTGGCAAACTACCCGCAGATTGTCGCGCTGGGCATTAACTGCATCGCCCTGGAAAACACCACCGCGGCGTTAAAACATCTGCAAAGCCTGACGGCGCTGCCGCTGGTGGTTTACCCGAACTCGGGCGAGCATTATGACGCGGTAACCAAAACCTGGCACCACCACGGCGAAGCGTGCGAGACGCTGGCGGGGTATTTGCCCCAGTGGCTGGCGGCGGGAGCGAAGTTAATCGGCGGATGCTGTCGTACCACGCCGAAGGATATTGCGGAGCTGAACGCGCAGCGCTGA
- a CDS encoding catalase family peroxidase encodes MSKVDLRSKKTWGALALIAAIAGAMASAFAWTAGWLGSRTISQALVPETPTPFPPGFRRAHGKGMCFSGNFVPEGAARSLSTARLFSQTETRVVGRFSIGTGNPYAADNSTKTLSMALMFSTDDKQQWRMAMNNEPYFATRDPEGFLALRKATAPDAATGKPDPQRLAAFLKAYPEAEKYLKWAAQKPAPGSFAGATFYSINAFYLVDAHGNRQAVRWMMRPHDPFISLSEAQRQTADRNAMFEGVSQRLAQKPLYWDFVLQLAQPGDPVDDPSQPWPNDRKQIVAGTLEVTQVEAQAEGPCRDVNFDPSTVPAGVEVSADPVLNARSAAYSHSFSRREREIGYGKATEAVQMQEVK; translated from the coding sequence ATGTCTAAAGTGGATTTACGATCCAAAAAAACCTGGGGAGCGCTGGCCTTAATTGCCGCGATCGCGGGGGCGATGGCTTCCGCATTTGCGTGGACGGCGGGCTGGCTTGGTTCACGCACCATCAGCCAGGCATTAGTCCCGGAAACGCCAACACCGTTTCCTCCTGGATTTCGCCGTGCGCACGGCAAAGGGATGTGCTTTAGCGGAAACTTCGTTCCTGAAGGAGCTGCGAGGTCACTGTCTACTGCGCGTCTCTTTTCACAAACGGAAACGCGCGTTGTCGGCCGGTTCTCTATTGGCACTGGCAACCCCTACGCGGCGGATAACTCAACGAAAACCCTGAGCATGGCACTGATGTTCAGCACAGACGACAAACAGCAGTGGCGTATGGCGATGAACAACGAGCCCTACTTTGCCACCCGGGATCCAGAAGGCTTTCTGGCTCTTCGCAAAGCAACCGCGCCAGATGCAGCAACCGGCAAACCGGATCCGCAGCGCCTCGCTGCATTCTTAAAAGCCTATCCGGAAGCAGAAAAATACCTTAAATGGGCGGCACAAAAACCCGCACCCGGCAGTTTTGCTGGCGCAACGTTCTACAGCATTAACGCCTTCTATCTTGTTGACGCCCACGGTAATCGCCAGGCGGTGCGCTGGATGATGCGCCCGCACGATCCTTTTATATCGTTGAGCGAGGCTCAGCGTCAGACAGCCGATCGCAACGCCATGTTCGAGGGCGTCAGCCAGAGACTTGCTCAGAAACCACTCTACTGGGATTTCGTTCTTCAGCTCGCGCAGCCGGGTGACCCGGTGGATGACCCTTCCCAGCCGTGGCCGAACGATCGCAAGCAAATTGTGGCCGGAACGCTGGAGGTGACGCAGGTGGAAGCCCAGGCAGAGGGTCCCTGCCGCGACGTTAACTTCGACCCATCGACGGTTCCAGCGGGTGTGGAAGTGTCTGCCGATCCTGTCCTGAACGCGCGTTCTGCCGCGTATTCACACTCTTTCAGCCGCCGCGAGCGGGAAATTGGCTACGGCAAGGCAACCGAGGCCGTTCAAATGCAGGAGGTTAAATGA
- the tauA gene encoding taurine ABC transporter substrate-binding protein, whose protein sequence is MANSSRITLLGALALWAFQAQAVDVTVAYQTSAEPAKVAQADNTFAKESGAKVDWRKFDSGASVVRALASGDVQIGNIGSSPLAVAASQQVPIEVFLLASQLGNSEALVVKKNITKPEDLIGKRIAVPFISTTHYSLLAALKHWGIKPGQVQIINLQPPAIIAAWQRGDIDGAYVWAPAVNELEKDGTVLTDSEKVGQWGAPTLDVWVVRKDFAEKHPEVVKAFAKSAIDAQQPYISNPEEWLKQPANLEKLSRLSGVPESDVPGLVKGNTYLTPAQQVQQLNGPVSKAIVDTATFLKEQGKVPAVAADYSQYVTDRFVK, encoded by the coding sequence ATGGCAAATTCATCGCGAATCACACTTCTCGGCGCGCTGGCGCTGTGGGCATTTCAGGCGCAGGCGGTGGACGTCACCGTCGCGTATCAAACCTCTGCGGAGCCGGCGAAGGTTGCGCAAGCAGACAATACCTTTGCGAAAGAGAGCGGCGCGAAGGTCGACTGGCGCAAGTTCGACAGCGGCGCGTCCGTCGTGCGTGCGTTAGCCTCCGGCGACGTGCAGATCGGCAATATTGGTTCAAGCCCGCTGGCGGTCGCGGCCAGCCAGCAGGTGCCGATTGAGGTTTTCCTGCTCGCCTCGCAGCTTGGTAACTCTGAAGCGCTGGTGGTGAAGAAAAACATCACCAAACCGGAAGATCTGATCGGCAAACGCATCGCCGTGCCGTTTATCTCCACCACTCACTACAGCCTGCTGGCGGCGCTGAAACACTGGGGCATCAAGCCGGGTCAGGTACAAATCATCAACCTGCAGCCGCCGGCGATTATCGCTGCCTGGCAGCGCGGCGATATTGACGGGGCCTACGTGTGGGCACCGGCAGTGAACGAACTGGAAAAAGACGGCACCGTGCTGACCGACTCCGAAAAAGTGGGCCAGTGGGGGGCGCCGACCCTCGACGTGTGGGTAGTGCGCAAAGACTTTGCCGAGAAGCATCCTGAGGTGGTGAAAGCCTTCGCCAAAAGCGCGATTGACGCCCAGCAGCCGTACATCAGCAATCCGGAAGAATGGCTGAAGCAGCCCGCCAACCTGGAAAAACTCTCCCGCCTGAGCGGCGTGCCGGAATCGGACGTGCCGGGGCTGGTGAAGGGCAATACCTATCTGACCCCCGCGCAGCAGGTGCAGCAGCTGAACGGGCCGGTGAGCAAAGCGATTGTTGATACCGCCACCTTCCTGAAAGAGCAGGGCAAAGTGCCCGCGGTAGCGGCAGATTACAGCCAGTACGTGACCGACCGCTTTGTGAAATAA
- a CDS encoding AI-2E family transporter: MRFNGLTKGFFIFILALVTWAFFDVLSPYFSAILWAAILTVIFNPVKNRLRAALGDRNGLASLLTIGIICLIVFIPLMVILSSLAIELNVVYTKLQENNTQFPEVVASIFNHLPDWASGFLADHNLTNAAQIQKKLSDVALQGGQYLAGSAFLIGKGTFGFAISFGIMLYLLFFLLKDGPYLVRQILDSLPLSDFVKQHLFAKFVGVSRATVKGTAVVAVVQGTLGGIAFAIAGIDGSVLWGALMAFLSLVPAVGSAIVWVPAAIYLFATHQLWQGLFIVGFFVIIVGLVDNILRPLLVGKDTKMPDYLILITTLGGMELYGINGFVIGPLIAALFIACWNLFSGRDHEGNAEELDADFIEEGKNSPDL, encoded by the coding sequence ATGCGCTTTAACGGACTGACCAAAGGTTTCTTTATTTTCATTCTCGCCCTTGTGACCTGGGCCTTCTTCGACGTGCTGTCGCCCTACTTCTCCGCGATACTGTGGGCCGCTATTCTGACCGTCATCTTCAACCCGGTAAAAAACAGGCTGCGCGCCGCGCTGGGGGATCGCAACGGGCTGGCCTCGCTGCTGACGATTGGCATTATCTGCCTGATCGTCTTCATCCCGCTGATGGTGATCCTCTCCTCGCTCGCCATTGAGCTGAACGTGGTTTACACGAAGCTCCAGGAGAACAACACGCAATTCCCGGAAGTGGTGGCGAGCATCTTTAACCACCTGCCGGACTGGGCCAGCGGCTTCCTGGCGGACCACAACCTGACCAACGCGGCGCAGATTCAGAAAAAACTCTCCGACGTCGCGCTGCAGGGCGGGCAGTATCTGGCGGGCAGCGCGTTCCTGATCGGCAAAGGCACGTTTGGCTTTGCCATTAGCTTCGGCATCATGCTTTATCTGCTGTTCTTCCTCCTGAAGGATGGACCGTATCTGGTGCGCCAGATCCTCGACTCCCTGCCGCTGTCCGATTTTGTTAAACAGCACCTGTTCGCCAAGTTTGTCGGCGTCTCCCGGGCGACGGTGAAAGGAACGGCGGTAGTGGCCGTCGTTCAGGGCACGCTCGGCGGGATCGCGTTTGCCATCGCGGGCATCGACGGAAGCGTGCTCTGGGGTGCGCTGATGGCGTTCCTCTCGCTGGTTCCCGCCGTCGGCTCGGCGATTGTCTGGGTGCCGGCCGCCATCTACCTGTTTGCCACTCACCAGCTGTGGCAGGGGCTGTTTATTGTTGGCTTCTTCGTGATTATCGTCGGGCTGGTAGACAATATCCTGCGCCCGTTGCTGGTGGGGAAAGACACCAAAATGCCGGACTACCTGATTTTGATCACTACCCTCGGCGGTATGGAGCTGTACGGCATTAACGGCTTTGTGATCGGGCCGCTCATCGCCGCGCTGTTTATCGCCTGCTGGAACCTCTTCTCCGGACGCGATCACGAAGGCAACGCCGAAGAGCTGGACGCGGATTTCATCGAAGAGGGAAAAAACTCTCCTGATTTGTAA
- a CDS encoding EAL domain-containing protein, which translates to MNRILVGIIFSLFITTGYIAFLVYDRQQELQKLTHYTESWSVAQLVSEYYRFESWLGLYATDTDDVTIDQARMRLEIMLSQGELLKGGDLGRYIGSDKTHQELAARLEEILAYLDSNLEKMSHAELKKYLANMHLLDAPLSQLSSSALTKDINTINESNHKIQILYYIYSALSLLLVILSFILGFLMIYQNKNILKAHMQVKTLADELQLSKETLQIQNSKLEYDVYHDSLTGMKNRLFFWDDLNKINLQADKNHTPVTVMLFDLDRFKEVNDTYGHDAGDLLLNQVSRRLTSMSNATDTFYRLGGDEFALLSSGLTESAAVSRAKEISDRISQPYTINNQLIKIATCVGIVLSDNERRSDYLYKFADLALYEAKKEGSQQIKVFRQWMLQKLQESRTLEHDMALAIDHHEFVVYYQPIVDSFSNEIYGYEALIRWIHPVKGILSPDYFISVAEKTGMINEIGKNVLELACREAVSWAVPARISVNVSPVQLGTKSFTTMVQSILKETGLPASRLELEVTESSLFSDSNMPITILKKLRALGVKISIDDFGTGYSSLSRLSELNFDKIKIDKSFVNPISTQDDALNIVKLITSMAKSLNMRVIAEGVETEAQLERLQALGCDLVQGYLFGKPQAEIDRKIKKGTV; encoded by the coding sequence ATGAACAGGATACTGGTTGGTATCATTTTTTCTCTTTTTATCACGACGGGATATATTGCCTTTCTTGTTTACGATCGTCAGCAAGAGCTGCAAAAATTAACTCATTACACCGAGTCCTGGTCCGTGGCTCAACTGGTATCCGAGTATTACCGATTTGAATCATGGCTTGGTCTATACGCAACCGATACCGATGACGTTACGATAGACCAGGCCCGCATGCGTCTCGAAATTATGCTCAGCCAGGGCGAATTGCTGAAAGGAGGAGATTTAGGCCGCTATATTGGGAGCGATAAAACGCATCAAGAGCTTGCTGCACGCCTGGAAGAAATACTGGCGTATCTGGACAGTAATCTGGAAAAAATGAGCCATGCAGAGTTAAAAAAATACCTGGCAAATATGCACCTGCTCGACGCGCCGCTAAGTCAACTGTCTTCAAGTGCGTTAACAAAAGATATTAACACGATTAATGAATCCAACCATAAAATACAGATTCTTTATTATATTTACTCAGCACTTTCGTTACTGCTGGTGATATTAAGCTTTATTCTGGGATTCTTAATGATCTACCAGAATAAAAATATCCTTAAAGCCCATATGCAGGTGAAAACCCTCGCTGACGAACTTCAGCTGTCAAAAGAAACGCTGCAAATCCAGAATTCGAAGCTGGAATACGATGTGTATCATGACTCCCTCACCGGCATGAAAAACCGTCTTTTCTTCTGGGACGACCTCAATAAAATTAACCTTCAGGCAGATAAAAACCATACCCCTGTTACGGTGATGTTATTTGATTTAGACCGATTTAAAGAGGTCAACGATACCTATGGCCATGATGCGGGCGATTTACTGCTGAATCAGGTATCCCGACGGCTTACCTCAATGAGCAACGCGACAGATACGTTTTACCGCCTGGGCGGTGACGAATTTGCACTTCTCTCGAGCGGCCTGACCGAAAGCGCTGCGGTTTCGCGCGCTAAAGAGATCAGCGATCGTATCAGTCAGCCCTATACGATTAATAACCAGCTGATAAAAATTGCCACCTGTGTGGGTATCGTTTTATCTGATAATGAACGGCGCTCGGATTATCTCTATAAATTCGCCGATCTTGCCCTCTACGAAGCCAAAAAAGAGGGCTCACAGCAGATAAAAGTCTTCCGCCAGTGGATGCTGCAGAAGCTGCAGGAAAGCAGAACCCTTGAGCATGATATGGCCCTCGCGATCGATCACCATGAATTCGTTGTTTATTACCAGCCTATTGTCGATTCATTCAGCAATGAAATTTACGGCTATGAAGCGCTTATTCGCTGGATACACCCGGTGAAGGGGATATTGTCACCTGATTACTTTATTTCTGTTGCTGAAAAAACCGGCATGATCAATGAGATCGGCAAAAATGTGCTTGAACTTGCCTGCCGGGAAGCGGTGTCCTGGGCGGTCCCGGCCAGAATCTCGGTGAACGTCTCACCCGTTCAGTTAGGCACAAAATCGTTTACGACGATGGTTCAGTCCATCCTGAAAGAGACAGGCCTGCCGGCCAGCCGACTTGAGTTAGAGGTAACAGAGTCTTCGCTCTTCAGTGACAGCAACATGCCGATCACTATTCTCAAAAAACTCCGAGCACTGGGCGTCAAAATTTCCATCGATGATTTCGGAACGGGATATTCATCGCTCTCGCGACTGAGTGAACTGAATTTTGATAAAATTAAGATAGATAAATCCTTTGTGAATCCGATATCCACGCAGGATGATGCCCTTAATATCGTTAAACTGATTACCAGCATGGCGAAGAGCCTGAATATGCGGGTTATTGCAGAAGGTGTGGAAACCGAAGCGCAGCTTGAACGCCTTCAGGCGCTTGGCTGCGACCTCGTGCAGGGCTATCTTTTCGGCAAGCCGCAGGCTGAAATCGACAGAAAAATAAAAAAAGGTACCGTGTGA
- the mmuP gene encoding S-methylmethionine permease, producing MQTQQENGQLKRTMKTRHLIMLSLGGVIGTGLFFNTGYIISTTGAAGTLLAYLIGALVVWLVMQCLGELSVAMPETGAFHVYAARYLGPATGYTVAWLYWLTWTVALGSSFTAAGFCMQYWFPQVPVWAWCVVFCVVIFSLNVISTRFFAEGEFWFSLVKVITIVAFIILGGAAVFGFIPMQDGSPAPGLSNLTAEGWFPHGGLPILMTMVAVNFAFSGTELIGIAAGETENPHKVIPVAIRTTIARLIIFFIGTVFVLAALIPMQQAGVEKSPFVLVFEKVGIPYAADIFNFVILTAILSAANSGLYASGRMLWSLSNEKTLPRCFARVNKNGVPLTALSVSMLGGVLALFSSVVAPDTVFVALSAISGFAVVAVWISICASHFVFRRRHLQSGQPLSALQYRAPWYPLVPVLGFILCVVACVGLWFDPSQRIALYCGLPFVALCYGAYYLTRNMTSQEPEHVAE from the coding sequence ATGCAAACACAACAAGAAAATGGGCAGCTTAAGCGCACCATGAAAACACGCCACCTGATTATGCTCTCCCTGGGCGGCGTGATTGGGACAGGGTTGTTTTTCAATACGGGATACATCATCTCCACCACCGGTGCGGCGGGCACGCTGCTGGCGTACCTGATCGGCGCGCTGGTGGTCTGGCTGGTGATGCAGTGTCTGGGCGAGCTTTCCGTGGCGATGCCGGAAACCGGCGCGTTCCACGTCTATGCCGCCCGCTATCTTGGCCCGGCGACGGGCTACACCGTGGCGTGGCTCTACTGGCTGACCTGGACGGTGGCGCTCGGGTCGAGCTTTACCGCCGCCGGGTTCTGCATGCAGTACTGGTTCCCGCAGGTGCCCGTCTGGGCGTGGTGCGTGGTCTTCTGCGTGGTGATTTTTAGCCTTAATGTCATCTCCACGCGCTTCTTTGCCGAAGGGGAATTCTGGTTCTCGCTGGTGAAGGTCATTACCATCGTCGCCTTTATTATCCTCGGCGGGGCGGCGGTCTTTGGTTTCATCCCGATGCAGGACGGGTCACCCGCGCCGGGCTTAAGCAACCTCACTGCCGAGGGCTGGTTCCCGCACGGCGGCCTGCCGATCCTGATGACCATGGTGGCGGTGAACTTTGCCTTCTCCGGGACCGAGCTTATCGGCATCGCGGCGGGTGAAACGGAAAATCCGCACAAGGTCATTCCGGTTGCGATCCGCACCACCATCGCGCGGCTGATCATCTTCTTTATCGGCACCGTGTTTGTGCTGGCGGCGCTGATCCCGATGCAGCAGGCGGGCGTGGAAAAGAGCCCGTTCGTGCTGGTGTTTGAGAAGGTCGGTATTCCTTATGCGGCTGATATCTTTAACTTCGTGATCCTGACGGCGATCCTCTCGGCGGCGAACTCCGGGCTGTACGCGTCTGGCCGCATGCTCTGGTCGCTCTCGAATGAGAAAACGCTCCCGCGCTGCTTTGCCCGCGTGAACAAAAACGGCGTGCCGCTGACGGCGCTCTCGGTTTCCATGCTCGGCGGCGTGCTGGCGCTGTTCTCAAGCGTGGTGGCCCCGGATACGGTGTTTGTCGCGCTCTCGGCCATTTCTGGTTTTGCGGTGGTGGCAGTGTGGATCAGCATCTGTGCGTCGCACTTCGTTTTCCGCCGTCGTCATCTGCAGTCCGGCCAGCCGCTCTCTGCGCTGCAGTACCGCGCGCCGTGGTATCCGCTGGTGCCGGTGCTCGGTTTTATCCTCTGCGTGGTGGCCTGCGTCGGCCTGTGGTTTGACCCCAGCCAGCGGATTGCCCTTTATTGCGGGCTTCCGTTCGTCGCCCTGTGTTATGGTGCCTACTATCTGACCCGAAATATGACATCGCAGGAGCCTGAACATGTCGCAGAATAA
- a CDS encoding cytochrome b, which produces MNPNREGQEKTPQHFNALARGLHWLMAAMILAMLFIGTAMMTTLHHRIALIDLHRPLGIAILLLALLRLMNRLRSQPPQLPADLPFWQVFAAKASHWLLYALMLAMPFLGWAQLSAAGLPVVMFEGFNLPPIVPTSPTLFAWCHDAHSLLAKLLFAVVLLHISAALVHAWIYRDSVFASMAKSGKSASQPPQER; this is translated from the coding sequence ATGAACCCGAACCGTGAAGGACAAGAAAAAACGCCCCAGCATTTCAACGCGCTGGCTCGAGGGCTGCACTGGCTCATGGCGGCGATGATTCTGGCAATGCTGTTCATTGGTACGGCAATGATGACGACGCTCCATCATCGGATAGCGCTAATCGACCTGCATCGCCCTCTGGGGATTGCCATACTACTGCTGGCGCTGCTCCGTCTGATGAACCGCCTGCGTAGCCAGCCCCCCCAGCTCCCTGCAGATTTGCCCTTCTGGCAGGTATTTGCGGCAAAGGCGTCGCACTGGCTGCTGTATGCGCTCATGCTGGCAATGCCATTTTTGGGCTGGGCGCAGCTGTCGGCAGCAGGCTTGCCCGTCGTTATGTTTGAGGGTTTTAACCTCCCACCGATTGTGCCAACAAGCCCAACGCTTTTCGCATGGTGCCACGATGCCCATAGCCTTCTGGCGAAACTCCTTTTTGCCGTGGTGCTCTTACATATTTCAGCCGCATTAGTTCATGCCTGGATCTACCGGGACAGCGTTTTTGCCAGCATGGCGAAAAGTGGCAAATCGGCGAGTCAGCCGCCTCAAGAGCGCTAA
- a CDS encoding molybdopterin-dependent oxidoreductase, which translates to MRLTLMLVCCLVQSLAWAGELPKPAGKPILTIYGNIENTNEAGKAVFDLASLEKLGMVSFETTSPWYTGRTKFEGVPMSKLMDYVGAKGTNVNVIALNDYATAIPLSDFKKYNAILALKINGEYMRIRDKGPSFIVYPYDSLPELNNQIYYSRSAWQVSKMKIE; encoded by the coding sequence ATGCGATTAACCCTAATGCTGGTATGCTGTCTGGTTCAGAGTTTAGCCTGGGCGGGTGAGTTGCCGAAACCCGCGGGAAAACCCATTTTGACGATTTACGGTAATATAGAAAATACGAACGAAGCTGGAAAAGCAGTGTTTGATCTCGCCAGCCTTGAAAAACTGGGTATGGTGAGCTTCGAGACGACCTCTCCCTGGTATACGGGCCGCACGAAGTTTGAGGGTGTTCCAATGAGCAAGCTCATGGATTATGTTGGGGCAAAAGGGACTAACGTAAATGTGATTGCGCTCAATGATTACGCTACCGCTATACCTCTTAGTGATTTTAAAAAATATAATGCCATTCTTGCCTTAAAGATTAATGGCGAATATATGCGCATCCGCGATAAAGGACCCTCATTCATTGTATACCCTTATGACAGTCTTCCTGAGTTGAATAATCAGATTTATTACTCGCGTTCAGCATGGCAGGTTAGCAAAATGAAGATTGAGTAG
- a CDS encoding diguanylate cyclase: MRIATITNWAYGVTVCLTIASGIVMVMASHADNIEREAVKQRQVFDEITEEIETDAWMLSDLARLYTIKKEPDVLEKYQAKEAELKNIEHTLQQLKNMGASGEELALLYDGLKIVDELQDEQQAAIDGITRGEDRQAVALLFGKSYELELERAQSNIDRFRLLLDKRIIADVQAATRTSKALRTASEVMVGLTAVLFLFVMGFILKRRVLRPVVRLSDVVHRLASQDYAVEPPNFTQVDEIGDMAQAIRIFRENGLARQRLEKERDADWAIRELLARMTQRLQGCENFNDVINVAEMFAPNIAPGIAGRLYVFDRDPWQMRCAAQWLSPTGDETTFHPDACWAVRRGQSHPPVNGEPDVACYHLPASQAESALCVPLIAQGEAIGLLSFQNITPENAPSRAYLELMAEALGLALANQRLRDALLEKALFDPLTGLRNRHHLEDTLHTQMTQAMRNGEPLSCMMIDIDHFKSINDRFGHEAGDGVIKNVASIVQRAAHDSGLAFRYGGEEFLVLLPNAGEAEAHACAQKIYTAVHELSLRYGLTEIGPVDVSIGIASYPEHAQSDNLLRAADVALYRAKELGRSRIVSFGMLEAG, from the coding sequence GTGCGAATCGCCACGATCACAAACTGGGCTTATGGGGTCACGGTGTGCCTGACCATTGCCTCCGGCATCGTCATGGTGATGGCTTCCCATGCCGACAACATAGAACGTGAGGCCGTTAAACAACGGCAAGTGTTTGATGAGATTACGGAAGAGATCGAAACAGACGCCTGGATGCTTTCTGATTTAGCGCGACTTTACACCATTAAAAAAGAGCCTGATGTGCTGGAGAAATATCAGGCGAAAGAAGCTGAACTGAAGAATATTGAACATACGCTGCAGCAGCTCAAAAACATGGGAGCATCGGGTGAGGAGCTGGCGCTGCTGTATGACGGACTGAAGATTGTTGACGAACTGCAGGATGAGCAGCAGGCAGCCATTGACGGCATCACCCGGGGCGAAGATCGGCAAGCCGTTGCGTTACTCTTCGGTAAAAGTTATGAACTGGAATTAGAGCGGGCGCAGAGTAACATCGACCGCTTTCGCCTGCTGCTGGACAAGCGCATTATCGCCGACGTGCAGGCTGCCACCAGAACGTCAAAAGCGCTTCGTACCGCTTCAGAGGTGATGGTCGGACTGACCGCCGTGCTCTTCCTGTTTGTGATGGGCTTTATCCTCAAGCGTCGCGTGCTGCGTCCGGTGGTACGCCTGAGCGACGTCGTTCATCGTCTGGCATCACAGGATTACGCCGTCGAACCCCCGAACTTCACCCAGGTTGATGAGATAGGCGATATGGCTCAGGCCATCCGCATCTTCCGCGAAAACGGCCTTGCGCGACAGCGGCTGGAAAAAGAGCGCGACGCCGACTGGGCCATCCGCGAGCTGCTGGCGCGCATGACGCAGCGGCTGCAGGGGTGTGAAAACTTTAACGATGTCATTAACGTGGCTGAGATGTTTGCTCCCAACATCGCGCCGGGTATAGCGGGACGGCTCTACGTTTTCGATCGCGATCCGTGGCAAATGCGCTGCGCCGCCCAATGGCTTTCACCGACCGGTGATGAGACCACGTTCCACCCCGATGCGTGCTGGGCCGTGCGTCGCGGTCAGAGCCACCCGCCGGTTAACGGTGAGCCGGATGTCGCCTGCTATCATCTCCCGGCGTCACAGGCGGAAAGCGCGCTGTGCGTGCCGCTTATCGCCCAGGGAGAGGCTATTGGCCTGCTCTCGTTCCAGAACATCACCCCGGAAAATGCCCCTTCCCGCGCGTATCTGGAACTGATGGCCGAGGCGCTCGGGCTGGCGCTGGCAAACCAGCGCCTGCGCGACGCGCTGCTGGAAAAAGCCTTGTTTGACCCGCTTACCGGCCTGCGTAATCGCCATCATCTGGAAGACACCCTGCATACTCAAATGACGCAGGCCATGCGCAACGGCGAGCCGTTAAGCTGCATGATGATCGACATCGATCACTTCAAAAGCATCAATGACCGCTTTGGTCACGAGGCCGGCGATGGGGTGATCAAAAACGTGGCGTCGATTGTTCAGCGGGCCGCGCACGACAGCGGGCTGGCGTTCCGCTACGGGGGCGAGGAGTTTCTGGTTCTGCTTCCCAATGCCGGTGAAGCAGAGGCGCACGCCTGCGCGCAGAAGATTTACACCGCCGTGCATGAACTGTCGCTTCGCTACGGGCTGACCGAGATTGGGCCGGTGGACGTGTCGATTGGCATCGCCAGCTATCCAGAGCATGCTCAGAGCGACAACCTGCTGCGCGCCGCGGACGTGGCCCTGTACCGGGCGAAAGAGCTGGGACGCTCGCGAATTGTGAGTTTTGGGATGCTGGAGGCGGGCTAG